A part of Desulfitibacter alkalitolerans DSM 16504 genomic DNA contains:
- a CDS encoding 2-keto-4-pentenoate hydratase: MEKTIKKISDKIYYAEKNHQFIEPISIVCSNIGINEAYGIQFNNVKRKVAEGEIVIGKKVGLTNRKAQEKLGFNGPVFGYLFNSMNASEEAYIDMTELIRPKLEVEMAFLLKKDLRGPGITISHVLQAAEGIFPAFEIVDSRYVGWKGNIMDIIADNVCAAKIALGENIIPINFVNLKYLGVVLEKNGKICKFGTGAAVLGQPALAVAWLANKMAEFNLSLKAGEIILSGALFEPIEINTNDIYQATMGDYSNVRKVFK, from the coding sequence ATGGAAAAAACAATTAAAAAAATTTCAGACAAGATCTATTATGCTGAAAAAAATCACCAATTCATTGAGCCTATATCAATAGTTTGCTCCAATATTGGAATAAATGAAGCATATGGTATTCAATTTAATAATGTAAAAAGGAAGGTAGCTGAAGGGGAAATAGTAATAGGTAAAAAAGTTGGATTGACTAATAGAAAGGCACAGGAAAAGCTGGGTTTTAACGGGCCGGTTTTTGGCTACCTGTTCAATTCAATGAATGCTTCTGAAGAAGCCTATATTGACATGACAGAATTAATTAGGCCCAAATTGGAAGTGGAAATGGCATTTTTACTAAAAAAAGATTTAAGGGGACCGGGGATTACCATTTCACATGTGCTCCAGGCTGCAGAAGGAATATTTCCAGCCTTTGAAATAGTTGACAGCAGGTATGTTGGATGGAAGGGCAATATTATGGATATAATTGCTGATAATGTATGTGCTGCCAAGATAGCACTTGGAGAGAATATCATCCCCATAAACTTTGTTAACTTAAAGTATCTCGGAGTTGTATTAGAAAAAAACGGTAAAATATGCAAATTTGGAACTGGTGCTGCTGTTTTAGGTCAGCCCGCTTTAGCTGTAGCCTGGTTGGCAAACAAGATGGCTGAATTTAATTTGTCTTTGAAAGCTGGAGAAATCATACTGTCAGGTGCTTTGTTTGAACCTATTGAGATTAATACCAATGATATTTATCAGGCTACTATGGGTGATTATAGCAATGTAAGAAAAGTATTTAAATAA
- a CDS encoding TRAP transporter large permease encodes MSIELLTIVIIISFVGLLMAGLPMAFAAGGLATIVTLFMWGPSFFPLILMRVFEQMGSYTFVAAPMFIFMASVLERIGVAEELFEGLYTWLGSLRGGLAIATVVACAIIAAMVGIIGAGIVLMGLVALPQMLKRGYDKNLSTGTIVAAGSLGVLIPPSILFIVYSMVAGVSVGRLFAGALVPGLLLALLYILYIIVRCYLNPNMGPTALSSGEPRPSMKQKIALLKVLIAPIFLVIAVMGSIFFGIATPTEAAGVGSFGALIVALIRRKLDFKMLKESALQTVRVSAMIMWIIFGATALIAVYTRAGGARFLEGLINSIPLGEWGIFISLQVLFFVMGFFLDWIGILMLTGPLLIPVIVKLGFDPLWFGVVFAVNMQMAYLTPPFGPALFYLKGVAPPNIKITDLYRAAIPFVALQILGLILIILFPQLVLWLPSVLFP; translated from the coding sequence GTGAGTATAGAATTATTGACAATAGTAATAATAATTTCATTTGTAGGCTTATTAATGGCCGGATTGCCCATGGCTTTTGCAGCAGGAGGCCTTGCTACCATAGTTACTCTATTCATGTGGGGGCCAAGTTTTTTCCCGTTAATATTAATGAGAGTATTTGAACAAATGGGAAGCTATACTTTTGTTGCTGCTCCCATGTTCATATTCATGGCATCTGTTTTAGAAAGAATAGGTGTTGCAGAAGAGCTATTTGAAGGTCTCTATACATGGTTAGGCTCCTTACGGGGCGGATTAGCCATTGCAACTGTAGTGGCTTGTGCAATAATTGCAGCAATGGTTGGAATTATTGGTGCTGGAATAGTATTAATGGGATTAGTAGCCCTGCCACAAATGTTAAAAAGGGGATATGACAAGAATTTGTCCACAGGGACGATTGTTGCGGCAGGGTCTCTTGGTGTTTTAATTCCTCCAAGCATTCTGTTTATTGTATATTCTATGGTTGCTGGTGTATCTGTAGGAAGGCTTTTTGCTGGAGCTTTAGTACCAGGACTTTTACTTGCCTTATTATATATTTTATACATTATAGTAAGATGCTACTTAAATCCTAATATGGGACCAACTGCTTTAAGCAGTGGAGAACCCAGACCATCCATGAAGCAAAAAATAGCACTTCTTAAAGTCCTTATTGCACCAATATTTTTAGTAATTGCTGTAATGGGAAGCATTTTTTTTGGAATTGCAACACCAACAGAGGCGGCGGGTGTTGGGAGCTTTGGAGCTCTAATAGTAGCTTTAATACGTAGGAAGTTGGATTTCAAGATGTTAAAAGAATCTGCTTTGCAAACCGTTCGAGTCTCAGCAATGATAATGTGGATAATTTTTGGTGCCACTGCTCTTATTGCTGTTTACACACGAGCAGGTGGTGCTAGATTTTTGGAGGGCTTAATTAATTCCATACCATTAGGCGAATGGGGCATATTTATTTCATTACAGGTATTATTTTTTGTCATGGGCTTTTTCCTTGATTGGATTGGGATACTTATGCTGACTGGCCCACTATTAATACCTGTTATTGTGAAGCTAGGGTTTGATCCTTTATGGTTTGGTGTTGTTTTTGCTGTGAATATGCAAATGGCATATTTAACACCACCTTTTGGTCCTGCTTTATTCTATTTAAAGGGGGTAGCACCACCAAATATAAAAATAACGGATCTTTATCGTGCTGCCATACCCTTTGTGGCTTTGCAAATTTTAGGTCTTATCCTTATTATTTTGTTCCCTCAACTAGTTCTTTGGCTGCCATCAGTATTGTTTCCGTGA
- a CDS encoding TRAP transporter small permease subunit: MKSILHIVDLINEWLGRLMAVVVVAAVFIITYGVVMRYVFKNPIPVVFELTIYPLAAVYALSAGYALLHNAHVNVEAVTQRLSPKNRQILAIITFPVFVLFCLALMWGGYQWAWKSYLMNETTGSAWGLTLYPFKFALPIGATLLLLQGIVKLIRDMHLLTQDPKGNGQEGER, from the coding sequence GTGAAATCCATATTGCACATTGTTGATCTAATTAATGAGTGGCTGGGGAGACTAATGGCCGTTGTTGTAGTTGCGGCTGTATTTATAATTACCTATGGTGTGGTTATGCGGTACGTGTTTAAAAATCCTATTCCTGTAGTTTTCGAATTGACAATTTATCCATTAGCTGCAGTATATGCCCTATCTGCCGGATATGCTTTATTGCACAATGCTCATGTTAATGTTGAAGCAGTTACGCAAAGGCTATCTCCAAAAAATAGGCAGATACTTGCCATAATTACCTTTCCCGTATTTGTTTTATTTTGCCTAGCATTAATGTGGGGAGGATACCAGTGGGCATGGAAGTCATATCTTATGAATGAAACAACCGGATCGGCATGGGGCTTAACCCTATACCCTTTCAAATTTGCCCTGCCTATAGGGGCTACCTTGCTTTTACTTCAAGGGATAGTAAAGCTAATACGAGATATGCATCTCTTAACACAAGACCCTAAAGGTAATGGACAGGAAGGAGAGAGGTAG
- the dctP gene encoding TRAP transporter substrate-binding protein DctP, which produces MRKNLLILVLVMVLAIFAAACGSGDAKQTSGGDNAAPVATEKHKWDFQSWTWSGLHPHHQYVLDFADRVYELSGGRLEIEVHPRDAVVPHWESTEVTGQGVLDMTMDWPGVWSGRDVGFNLFAPPPMSLTEGWQVTSWFYDYGVIDIMREAYGEYNLYIPGVTYWQQESLHSTKPIRNVSDFRGLSVRTPPGITADFFQAMGAAPVVLPPAEVYSALDRGVVDAGEWVTPAGNFSAGYHEVAKYLIWPSPHQNTATIYVAVNKDSWNALSDELKAIFEAALREFSWNHEYGALLEDYKAVKQYVAAGNEHIMWADEDLREAQLIAMDLWRSYANQSELAARLVKELEEYMRLIGTLPE; this is translated from the coding sequence GTGAGAAAGAATCTGTTGATCCTGGTCTTGGTTATGGTGCTGGCTATTTTTGCGGCAGCTTGCGGCTCTGGCGATGCAAAACAAACTTCAGGGGGAGATAATGCGGCACCAGTGGCCACTGAAAAGCACAAGTGGGACTTTCAATCATGGACCTGGTCGGGGCTACATCCACACCATCAGTATGTACTTGATTTTGCCGACAGGGTATATGAATTATCCGGTGGGCGGCTTGAAATAGAAGTACATCCAAGGGACGCAGTAGTACCCCATTGGGAATCAACTGAAGTAACAGGACAAGGAGTATTAGATATGACTATGGATTGGCCAGGAGTGTGGTCAGGTAGAGATGTAGGTTTTAACCTTTTTGCTCCACCTCCAATGTCTCTTACAGAGGGTTGGCAGGTTACATCATGGTTCTATGATTATGGTGTTATAGATATTATGAGAGAGGCCTATGGTGAGTACAATCTATATATTCCTGGAGTAACATATTGGCAGCAAGAGAGCCTTCACTCAACCAAGCCAATTAGAAATGTTAGTGATTTTAGAGGTTTATCAGTAAGAACACCGCCAGGTATAACTGCAGATTTCTTCCAAGCAATGGGTGCGGCACCAGTTGTATTGCCACCAGCAGAAGTTTACTCAGCTTTAGATAGAGGAGTGGTGGATGCAGGAGAATGGGTTACTCCAGCAGGTAATTTCTCAGCAGGATACCATGAAGTAGCAAAATATCTTATATGGCCTTCACCCCACCAGAATACAGCTACTATTTATGTTGCAGTAAATAAGGATTCTTGGAATGCACTATCAGATGAACTCAAGGCTATTTTTGAGGCTGCATTAAGGGAATTTTCTTGGAACCATGAATATGGCGCTTTATTGGAAGATTACAAAGCAGTTAAACAATATGTAGCTGCAGGTAATGAGCATATCATGTGGGCCGATGAAGATTTAAGAGAAGCACAGTTAATTGCTATGGATCTATGGCGTTCATATGCTAATCAAAGCGAACTAGCCGCCAGATTAGTTAAAGAATTGGAAGAGTACATGAGGTTGATTGGTACGCTGCCTGAATAG
- a CDS encoding uroporphyrinogen decarboxylase family protein — protein MKTSMTSRERVMTALKLKEPDQVPFAESAIDEVLQVKLMGRDDFTPDELCELLGLDAFGYEYPSGGIAEAGEVIKSGTSHEGYHNPQKITFDFIPPWIAEMEHGVGGRNFIKKGLIRDESSLSLMDEYLPDPHDQRRYEKVANWIAKYKKDYAVFARIRIGPAPVINSIGFEELCYMIYDNPSLVKEVHRRYSEWTAQVVKYLNEMDFDFFWAADDIADNKSPWFSPSMFREFFLPYMKIAADEIKKPWIFHSDGNLFPVLDELLTLGMNGIHPIQPSAMDIGRMKADYGSKVCIVGNIDLDYTLTRGTPEETDAEVKERIRTIGPKGGYIVSSANSLASYVLPENALALGKAVKKYGRYPITVE, from the coding sequence ATGAAAACCTCAATGACTTCTAGAGAACGTGTTATGACCGCTTTAAAATTAAAAGAACCTGATCAAGTTCCCTTCGCAGAAAGTGCAATTGATGAAGTACTTCAGGTGAAATTAATGGGGAGGGATGATTTCACACCAGATGAATTATGTGAGCTTTTAGGCCTGGATGCTTTTGGCTACGAATACCCTTCAGGGGGGATTGCAGAGGCAGGGGAAGTAATAAAAAGTGGCACATCACATGAAGGATACCATAACCCTCAAAAGATAACCTTTGACTTTATACCACCATGGATAGCAGAAATGGAACATGGTGTGGGGGGTAGAAATTTTATTAAAAAAGGTTTGATAAGGGATGAAAGCTCATTATCACTAATGGACGAGTACCTCCCTGACCCTCATGATCAAAGGAGGTATGAAAAGGTTGCCAATTGGATAGCAAAGTATAAAAAAGATTATGCAGTTTTTGCCCGCATTAGAATAGGACCTGCACCAGTTATTAACAGTATCGGTTTTGAAGAGCTTTGTTATATGATATATGATAATCCAAGCTTGGTAAAAGAAGTCCATAGAAGATATTCAGAATGGACTGCCCAGGTGGTTAAGTATTTAAATGAGATGGACTTTGACTTTTTCTGGGCTGCAGATGATATTGCTGACAATAAGAGTCCCTGGTTTTCACCATCCATGTTTCGCGAGTTTTTCCTGCCATATATGAAAATTGCTGCAGACGAGATTAAAAAGCCCTGGATTTTCCACAGTGATGGAAACCTTTTTCCAGTATTAGATGAGCTTCTTACCCTGGGCATGAATGGCATACACCCTATACAGCCATCAGCAATGGACATTGGCAGGATGAAAGCTGACTATGGCAGCAAGGTCTGTATAGTAGGAAATATAGATTTAGATTATACACTAACTCGAGGAACTCCAGAAGAAACTGATGCAGAAGTAAAAGAACGCATTAGAACCATTGGGCCAAAGGGAGGCTATATTGTTAGCAGCGCAAACTCCCTTGCATCCTACGTATTACCTGAAAATGCGCTGGCTTTAGGCAAGGCTGTAAAAAAATATGGCAGGTATCCTATTACAGTTGAGTAG
- a CDS encoding uroporphyrinogen decarboxylase family protein, giving the protein MKHEMTSKERIMTALLGKELPDRVPWFEMEIALEFQEKLMGKKSYTPEEFALKMGVDAIGSTLPCVELNFFPPTLAPKLTYNGTSTHGEGILKSRDYLHLLQLPEPAAAFKYLQIKEWLNSTSRNLAVYAKLRFGCISTILSMGLENFALALHYDISFIEEVFYKYSSWCEKIIDIINELPFDFYIVAEDLGFSKGPFMSPGTFKKMFLPTFSRLAGKLNKPWVLHSDGNILPLLDDLLTLGFSGLHPIDPSCMDLAFMKKKYGSEICLIGNVDIRHTLTSGTLEEVEQEVYEKITLAAPGGRYILSSANSITNYCKLENVLAMGQAVKKYGKY; this is encoded by the coding sequence ATGAAACATGAAATGACATCTAAAGAAAGAATAATGACAGCTCTGTTAGGCAAAGAGCTGCCGGACCGTGTGCCCTGGTTTGAAATGGAAATCGCTCTAGAATTTCAAGAAAAATTAATGGGAAAAAAATCTTATACACCTGAAGAGTTTGCCTTGAAAATGGGAGTTGATGCTATAGGTTCAACCCTTCCCTGTGTTGAATTGAATTTTTTTCCTCCTACATTGGCTCCAAAACTCACATATAATGGCACAAGCACCCATGGAGAGGGCATACTAAAATCTAGAGATTACCTTCATCTATTGCAGTTGCCTGAACCTGCTGCAGCATTTAAATATCTGCAGATAAAAGAATGGCTGAATAGTACCAGCCGCAACCTGGCTGTTTATGCCAAATTAAGGTTTGGGTGTATCTCAACCATTCTTAGCATGGGTTTAGAGAACTTTGCGTTAGCATTACATTATGACATTAGTTTTATTGAGGAAGTATTTTATAAATACAGCAGCTGGTGCGAAAAAATTATTGATATTATTAATGAATTGCCCTTTGATTTTTATATTGTTGCGGAAGATTTGGGTTTCAGCAAGGGACCATTTATGTCCCCTGGGACCTTTAAAAAAATGTTTCTGCCTACCTTCAGTAGGCTTGCCGGTAAACTCAATAAACCCTGGGTCCTTCATAGTGATGGGAATATCCTTCCCCTTTTAGATGACCTGCTCACATTAGGCTTTTCAGGCCTTCACCCTATAGACCCTAGCTGTATGGACCTGGCCTTCATGAAGAAAAAATATGGGTCTGAAATATGCTTGATTGGAAATGTGGACATACGCCATACATTAACAAGTGGAACACTGGAAGAAGTAGAACAAGAAGTTTATGAAAAGATAACGCTGGCAGCCCCTGGTGGCAGGTATATATTAAGCAGTGCCAACTCCATAACAAATTACTGTAAACTAGAAAATGTATTAGCAATGGGTCAGGCGGTAAAAAAATATGGAAAATACTAA
- a CDS encoding histidine kinase, whose amino-acid sequence MENTNYEKIINAICQGSIELTVALLEEHINSSESVNATEIISQVFIPAMERIDVLFEQGSLFITDVIISSKAIQEGFKKLKAMDKTKFATPYARVVIGTIEGDIHDIGKNIMKMVLEASGFDAIDLGVDVSPKKFLEAATFYKPDVVCISALLSSCKDKISETVKTFQEAGISDTRIIVGGAPFTRQVAEDVNVDGYATDAFDGIKLIKSLVEKKLCTASTYSHEVNLTNLDGFCKTISQLLGIEIALHHNHMDTRDYHKISNLKLDNYLDYLDQGIINLGYVNSCDNGYAELIIPVFFKEELLSYIVAGHFELEMSKNTAAAPCLLNGSSKAEITIEKISNLNSIINILKELISAKAEKLLINTQVNNYYKYLHSFVQKQSQLELLAKDAELKALQAQVNPHFLFNTLNTIANVALFEKASKTHQLLNAIAKLLRYTLQSVANIVTINDEVKIINSYLFIQSFRYNDRLQYNIGLDDSIKHAKIPCMIIQPLVENAIIHGVEPLKIGGRVDIIIQLVNDYINIFIKDTGVGIPSNKIEEINRLKIDKTGTSQVTGLGIDNVYRRLVQFFGSECSLEIKKNEPKGTCIKIVLPFIE is encoded by the coding sequence ATGGAAAATACTAATTATGAAAAAATAATCAACGCCATCTGCCAGGGCAGCATTGAGCTTACAGTTGCCTTGCTAGAAGAGCACATAAACAGCAGCGAATCTGTTAATGCAACTGAGATAATTTCTCAAGTATTTATACCTGCAATGGAAAGAATTGATGTCTTATTTGAACAAGGTAGTCTTTTTATAACCGATGTAATAATAAGCTCAAAGGCCATACAAGAAGGCTTCAAAAAGCTTAAAGCCATGGATAAAACTAAATTTGCCACTCCATATGCCAGAGTGGTCATAGGAACAATAGAAGGGGATATCCATGACATTGGCAAAAACATTATGAAAATGGTACTTGAGGCATCTGGGTTTGATGCAATAGATTTGGGAGTTGACGTTTCCCCTAAAAAGTTTTTGGAAGCGGCAACCTTTTACAAGCCTGATGTGGTTTGCATTTCAGCCTTGCTCTCAAGCTGTAAAGATAAAATTTCAGAAACAGTTAAAACATTCCAAGAGGCTGGAATTAGTGACACTAGAATAATTGTAGGTGGTGCTCCCTTTACCAGACAGGTAGCAGAAGATGTTAATGTTGATGGTTATGCTACAGATGCCTTTGATGGCATCAAGCTCATTAAATCATTGGTTGAAAAAAAATTATGTACTGCCAGCACCTATTCTCATGAAGTAAACTTAACTAATCTAGATGGGTTTTGTAAAACTATTTCCCAATTACTTGGAATAGAGATAGCTCTTCACCATAACCACATGGATACAAGAGACTATCACAAGATTTCAAACTTAAAGCTTGATAATTATTTAGACTATTTAGACCAGGGGATTATAAATCTAGGCTATGTAAATTCTTGTGACAATGGATATGCAGAGCTTATTATACCAGTATTTTTCAAAGAAGAGCTGCTTTCATATATTGTTGCAGGTCATTTTGAATTAGAAATGAGCAAAAATACAGCTGCGGCCCCTTGCCTGCTCAATGGCTCCAGCAAGGCAGAAATTACCATTGAAAAGATTAGCAACCTAAACAGTATTATCAACATACTTAAAGAGCTTATATCAGCCAAGGCAGAGAAACTACTAATCAATACCCAGGTAAATAATTACTACAAGTATTTACACAGCTTTGTACAAAAACAATCCCAATTAGAATTGCTGGCTAAGGATGCAGAGTTAAAAGCTTTACAGGCCCAGGTCAATCCACACTTTTTATTTAATACATTAAATACAATAGCTAATGTAGCCCTTTTTGAAAAGGCTAGTAAAACTCACCAACTATTAAATGCAATAGCAAAACTTCTCAGGTATACCTTACAGAGCGTTGCAAATATTGTGACAATTAATGATGAGGTAAAAATAATCAATTCTTATCTGTTTATTCAATCCTTTCGTTACAACGATAGATTACAATATAATATTGGCCTGGATGATAGCATAAAACATGCAAAGATTCCCTGCATGATTATTCAACCCCTTGTAGAAAATGCCATTATTCATGGCGTCGAACCTTTAAAAATAGGGGGGCGAGTGGATATAATAATCCAGCTGGTTAATGACTATATAAACATATTCATAAAGGATACTGGAGTGGGTATCCCTTCAAATAAAATTGAAGAAATCAACAGGTTAAAAATTGATAAGACAGGGACAAGCCAGGTCACTGGCCTGGGAATTGATAATGTTTATAGAAGACTTGTTCAGTTTTTTGGTTCTGAATGCAGCCTTGAAATTAAGAAAAATGAACCAAAAGGTACTTGTATTAAAATAGTGCTTCCGTTTATAGAATGA
- a CDS encoding response regulator transcription factor, which yields MKILIVDDESLERKALRYKINSLLSNDVSFQEASTGLDAINIANTFSPDICFIDIRMPEMTGLEAAPQILKSCPKTSIVIISAYDEFIYAQEAIRFGAKNYLLKPVETGELKQVIADYKKGNEEQTSYSKIQEDLNHASIKVAIKYIEANFNRDISMKEVSGKVYLNPSYFSRLFKQETNQTFSEFLADTRIREAKRLLIDTSYSVNLIAELIGYKDAKYFTQIFKQKTGITPSQHRQNSLIIGNR from the coding sequence ATGAAAATACTAATCGTGGATGATGAATCACTAGAAAGGAAAGCCTTAAGATATAAAATCAATTCTCTTCTAAGCAACGACGTTTCCTTTCAGGAAGCTTCCACTGGTTTAGATGCTATTAATATAGCAAATACATTTTCCCCTGACATATGTTTTATTGACATAAGAATGCCTGAAATGACAGGCCTGGAGGCTGCTCCACAAATATTGAAGTCATGTCCTAAAACGTCAATAGTAATTATTTCTGCATATGATGAGTTTATATATGCTCAGGAAGCAATAAGATTTGGTGCAAAAAATTATCTTTTAAAACCTGTTGAAACTGGTGAACTAAAACAGGTTATAGCTGACTATAAAAAAGGTAATGAAGAGCAGACAAGCTACAGCAAAATTCAAGAGGATTTAAACCATGCATCCATTAAAGTAGCCATTAAATATATTGAGGCTAACTTTAATAGAGACATCTCCATGAAAGAAGTATCAGGAAAGGTTTATTTAAATCCCAGCTATTTCAGCAGGCTTTTCAAGCAGGAAACTAATCAAACTTTTAGTGAGTTCCTTGCTGATACTCGTATTAGAGAGGCCAAGAGACTCTTAATTGATACTAGTTATTCCGTTAATTTAATAGCAGAGCTAATTGGATACAAAGATGCCAAGTACTTTACACAGATCTTTAAACAAAAAACCGGTATTACACCCAGTCAGCACCGACAAAATTCTTTAATTATAGGTAATAGATAA
- a CDS encoding dihydrodipicolinate synthase family protein, which yields MNTKDKFFKPEGIYPAMVTPFDDNGNVNEEELRKYVSWLIDSRVSGLFPLGSCGEFIHMSFAEKVKVMEIIVDEAKGRVPVVPGTAESCAGKCIELTKAAKAIGCQSVVVAPPYYFPSSQEIMEEHYTQLAKAVPDFPIVLYNIPLFAQPISYDVVKRLSRMDNIVGMKDSSGSMVDLMHFMDKIKIAGEDLNILIGREEMFLAGLMAGAKGTMSATVGIVPEIMSGIYEAWKQRDHDLAQQLQFSVLNLIRAMFALPFPIGFKAALDVRGFNMGRPKQPLSPADQYNYSMVKARIHKILDQRLGDKLKAVV from the coding sequence TTGAACACTAAAGACAAATTTTTCAAACCAGAGGGCATATACCCGGCAATGGTAACACCCTTTGATGATAATGGAAACGTAAACGAAGAAGAGCTGAGAAAATATGTCAGCTGGCTCATAGACAGCAGAGTAAGCGGACTATTTCCCCTGGGCAGCTGTGGAGAATTCATCCATATGAGCTTTGCAGAAAAGGTCAAAGTAATGGAAATCATAGTAGACGAAGCAAAAGGCCGGGTGCCGGTAGTGCCAGGCACAGCAGAAAGCTGTGCAGGCAAATGTATAGAACTAACCAAGGCAGCAAAAGCCATAGGGTGCCAATCAGTAGTTGTCGCACCTCCCTATTACTTTCCCTCTTCCCAGGAAATAATGGAAGAACATTATACCCAGCTGGCAAAAGCAGTACCAGACTTTCCAATAGTATTATATAACATACCCCTATTTGCACAGCCCATAAGCTATGACGTGGTAAAAAGGCTGAGCAGAATGGACAACATAGTAGGCATGAAAGACAGCAGCGGCAGCATGGTTGATTTAATGCACTTCATGGATAAAATAAAAATTGCAGGTGAAGACCTTAATATCCTAATAGGCCGAGAAGAAATGTTTCTTGCAGGATTAATGGCTGGAGCAAAGGGAACCATGTCTGCTACTGTTGGTATAGTTCCTGAAATCATGTCAGGCATCTATGAAGCCTGGAAGCAAAGGGATCATGACCTTGCCCAGCAGCTGCAGTTTTCTGTTCTTAACCTGATAAGGGCAATGTTTGCCCTGCCCTTTCCCATAGGTTTTAAAGCTGCCCTTGATGTGCGGGGATTTAACATGGGTAGACCCAAGCAGCCCCTATCTCCTGCAGACCAGTATAACTATTCCATGGTAAAAGCAAGAATTCACAAGATTTTGGATCAAAGGCTGGGAGATAAGCTGAAGGCAGTAGTCTAA
- a CDS encoding MoaD/ThiS family protein, with translation MNKANIKIKFFAMAANEIGVKELELQVEKDLTESLKQIEEKINWPLRTNLENNRFALMLNGRTLKTPIENKQLADGDVLALIPIMGGG, from the coding sequence ATGAATAAAGCTAACATAAAAATCAAATTCTTTGCCATGGCAGCCAACGAAATAGGCGTAAAAGAACTGGAACTGCAGGTAGAAAAAGACCTAACAGAAAGCTTAAAACAAATAGAAGAAAAAATTAACTGGCCGTTGCGCACAAACCTGGAAAATAACAGATTTGCCCTGATGCTAAATGGGAGAACACTAAAAACACCCATAGAAAACAAACAACTAGCAGACGGAGACGTATTGGCCCTAATTCCTATAATGGGAGGCGGTTAA